In Dehalobacter sp., the following proteins share a genomic window:
- a CDS encoding transcriptional repressor, which produces MPENQQDPLKEIMKKAGIKNTKHRNLIFDLLQNAEEPLTAEEIFISLKDKSLSICLSTVYRTLEKLMSGNLLLKTNISDDGKARYELNHDQHKHYLICMKCNKRISIADCPMKEFEKALKDQADFDVIQHKLEIYGYCQDCKTSPQPKR; this is translated from the coding sequence TTGCCTGAAAACCAGCAAGACCCATTAAAAGAAATCATGAAAAAAGCAGGGATCAAGAATACCAAGCATAGGAACTTGATATTTGACCTGCTTCAGAATGCGGAAGAACCTCTGACGGCTGAGGAGATTTTTATTTCTCTAAAAGATAAAAGCTTGTCCATTTGCCTTTCTACCGTCTATCGTACGCTGGAAAAGCTGATGTCGGGCAATCTGCTTCTCAAAACGAATATCTCTGATGACGGCAAAGCCAGATATGAACTGAATCATGACCAGCATAAACACTATCTGATTTGTATGAAGTGCAACAAACGGATCTCGATTGCGGACTGCCCAATGAAAGAATTCGAAAAGGCCCTGAAAGACCAGGCCGATTTCGATGTGATCCAGCACAAATTGGAAATCTACGGTTACTGTCAGGACTGCAAGACCTCGCCGCAGCCAAAAAGATAA
- a CDS encoding metal ABC transporter permease gives MIEQWYRLLDALLPLAWLEYDFMKNALLAVLLVTPILGILGTMIVNNRMAFFSDALGHSALTGVAAGVVLGIQSPFWALLVFSVLFAVAVISVKNANTASTDTIIGVFSSTAVALGIVLLSRNGGFSKYSVYLIGDLLSITPSELGILALIFVLVLVFWAGWFNKLLLVSVNQSLAKSRGIHVRFYEFVFAIVIAVVVTFAIRWVGILIISSLLVLPAAASRNIAANTRQYHVFAVIIALISGLAGLILSYFWGTATGATIVLVLALFFAGTFIWKVSTR, from the coding sequence ATGATCGAACAATGGTATAGACTGCTGGATGCCTTGCTTCCTCTGGCCTGGCTGGAATATGATTTTATGAAGAACGCCCTGCTGGCTGTTCTTCTGGTGACGCCCATTCTAGGTATCCTAGGCACAATGATCGTGAATAACCGGATGGCCTTTTTCTCAGATGCGTTGGGACATTCGGCGTTGACAGGCGTTGCGGCGGGAGTTGTACTCGGGATTCAAAGCCCTTTTTGGGCTTTGCTGGTTTTTTCGGTGTTGTTTGCGGTTGCGGTGATTAGTGTTAAAAATGCCAATACGGCATCGACGGATACGATCATCGGCGTATTTTCCTCAACGGCAGTTGCATTGGGTATCGTGCTCCTGTCACGCAACGGCGGCTTTAGCAAGTACTCCGTGTATTTGATCGGTGATCTGTTAAGCATAACCCCTTCAGAGCTGGGAATTTTAGCCCTGATTTTTGTGCTGGTGCTGGTGTTTTGGGCAGGCTGGTTCAACAAGCTGCTTCTGGTAAGTGTCAATCAATCCCTGGCCAAAAGCCGGGGAATTCATGTCCGCTTTTATGAATTTGTATTTGCCATCGTGATCGCCGTTGTGGTAACGTTCGCGATCCGCTGGGTAGGCATTCTGATTATCAGTTCCCTGCTTGTCCTGCCTGCAGCCGCTTCCCGGAATATCGCGGCAAATACAAGGCAGTATCATGTCTTTGCCGTGATCATCGCCTTGATTTCAGGTCTGGCAGGACTCATCCTGTCGTACTTTTGGGGAACAGCAACAGGCGCCACCATTGTTTTGGTGCTTGCGCTATTCTTTGCCGGGACATTTATCTGGAAAGTTTCAACAAGATAG
- a CDS encoding FmdE family protein, which yields MCREKTPWEKCVEFHGHQCMGLAIGFRQAFIGLDTLGVMRAADEELFAVVENDACGVDAIQVLTGCTLGKGNLIYKDSGKQAVTLANRKSGKAVRILRKLGNKPDDEQYTELKAKISAGSASDQEKAVWGTLQKDRIEKFLSAPADGLFTVTEVTMPRIESARIFQTVVCSQCREPFAEVKAHLVEGKIICSDCNETYTRGWR from the coding sequence ATGTGCAGAGAAAAAACACCCTGGGAAAAATGTGTTGAATTTCATGGACATCAATGCATGGGACTTGCAATTGGCTTCAGACAGGCGTTTATCGGACTCGATACGCTTGGTGTAATGAGAGCCGCAGATGAAGAACTGTTTGCGGTCGTCGAAAACGATGCCTGCGGTGTCGATGCGATTCAGGTACTTACCGGTTGTACGCTTGGAAAGGGCAATCTGATTTATAAGGATTCCGGCAAACAGGCGGTTACGTTAGCCAACCGCAAATCCGGCAAAGCGGTCAGGATATTAAGAAAACTCGGCAACAAACCGGATGATGAACAATATACTGAATTGAAGGCAAAAATATCAGCCGGGTCGGCCAGTGATCAGGAAAAGGCAGTCTGGGGGACGCTGCAGAAGGACAGAATTGAAAAATTTCTGTCCGCGCCTGCTGATGGATTATTTACGGTTACCGAAGTCACTATGCCCCGGATTGAATCGGCCAGAATTTTTCAGACAGTTGTATGTTCCCAATGCAGGGAGCCATTTGCAGAAGTCAAAGCACATCTTGTCGAAGGGAAAATTATCTGTTCCGACTGCAATGAGACTTATACCAGGGGATGGCGTTAA
- a CDS encoding metal ABC transporter substrate-binding protein, producing MTAKIAKTAMIDKTAMNRTNRTNRTKMFFKWAKPFCAALLAIMVTLSGCGAKESAAVNTDDSRGSLKIATSFYPIYLFTLNITKGISNVTVVNMTKPTTGCLHDYALTTEDLKSLEDAKVLVINGAGMESFLAKVTGQMPDLEIIDASEGITLIQDETGKNPHVWLSISKAIRQVQNIGYKLAALDPENAEKYQENTAEYIAKLEQEKNKMHQALDGVKNRDIVTFHEAFPYFAEEFHLNVAAVIEREPGSEPSPIELTETIEKIKALNVKALFAEPQYSADTAETIANETGARVYYLDPIVTGPLKMDAYIDLMDKNLQTLQEALQ from the coding sequence ATGACTGCTAAGATCGCAAAGACGGCTATGATTGATAAAACGGCAATGAATAGGACAAATAGGACCAATAGGACAAAAATGTTTTTTAAGTGGGCGAAACCTTTTTGCGCGGCTTTGCTGGCAATCATGGTAACCTTAAGCGGGTGCGGCGCGAAGGAGAGCGCCGCGGTGAATACGGATGACAGTCGAGGATCGCTGAAAATTGCGACTTCGTTTTATCCGATCTATCTATTTACTTTAAACATCACGAAGGGTATCTCGAACGTGACCGTCGTCAATATGACCAAACCGACAACCGGCTGTCTCCACGATTATGCCCTGACGACTGAAGATCTGAAAAGCCTGGAAGATGCCAAGGTTCTGGTGATCAACGGCGCGGGAATGGAATCATTCCTCGCTAAGGTTACAGGGCAGATGCCGGATTTGGAGATCATCGACGCCAGTGAAGGGATTACCCTGATTCAGGATGAGACAGGGAAAAATCCGCATGTGTGGCTGAGTATATCTAAAGCGATCAGACAGGTTCAAAACATTGGCTATAAGCTGGCGGCCCTTGATCCCGAAAATGCTGAAAAATATCAGGAAAATACTGCAGAATATATTGCGAAGCTCGAACAGGAAAAAAATAAAATGCACCAGGCCCTGGATGGGGTAAAGAACCGGGATATCGTGACTTTTCATGAGGCATTCCCGTATTTTGCCGAAGAATTTCATTTGAATGTGGCAGCTGTGATCGAGCGGGAGCCCGGATCAGAACCCAGCCCAATAGAACTGACTGAAACGATCGAAAAAATCAAAGCATTAAACGTCAAGGCTTTGTTTGCCGAGCCTCAGTATTCTGCGGATACGGCAGAGACAATCGCGAACGAAACAGGTGCCCGTGTCTATTACCTTGACCCGATCGTCACGGGCCCACTGAAAATGGATGCTTATATTGATTTGATGGATAAAAATCTGCAGACACTGCAGGAGGCCCTCCAATGA
- a CDS encoding metal ABC transporter ATP-binding protein, whose translation MKNKCCNHESYEECGCGLCRTRINHLGVTLNNKEILRDINLEIYCGDLTAVIGPNGAGKTTLFKAILGEIPHTGTIEFLDPKDNQKGRPLIGYVPQKLDFDNSSPVTVLDLFTATYNRFPVWLGSSQKTKKRVQKNLTLVQAEHLLNRRLGALSGGELQRVLLALALDPVPNLLFLDEPVSGIDQKGLELFYDIVSRLRQDYDLSIILVSHDLNLVAKYADRVILLNHATIECCGTAAEVFDNEKVIETFGMGWAKGNAESKRKEEEQTNDRTMV comes from the coding sequence ATGAAAAATAAATGCTGCAATCATGAATCATATGAAGAATGCGGATGCGGCTTATGCCGTACGCGGATCAACCACCTTGGGGTGACGCTGAATAACAAAGAAATACTGCGGGATATCAATCTTGAAATATACTGCGGCGATTTGACTGCGGTGATCGGACCGAACGGAGCTGGTAAGACAACCTTGTTTAAAGCCATCCTCGGTGAAATTCCACACACGGGAACGATTGAATTTCTTGATCCTAAAGATAACCAAAAGGGCCGTCCGCTCATCGGCTATGTCCCGCAGAAACTTGATTTTGACAACAGTTCGCCGGTCACTGTGCTGGACTTGTTTACGGCGACTTACAACCGTTTTCCCGTCTGGCTCGGTTCTTCTCAAAAAACAAAAAAACGCGTTCAAAAGAATTTGACGCTTGTGCAGGCTGAACATCTGCTTAACAGAAGACTGGGTGCGCTATCCGGAGGGGAGTTGCAAAGAGTATTACTCGCGCTGGCGCTTGACCCCGTCCCAAATCTCTTGTTTCTTGATGAACCGGTGTCGGGTATCGACCAGAAAGGGTTGGAACTGTTCTATGATATTGTCTCCAGGCTGCGTCAGGACTATGACTTATCGATTATTCTTGTTTCGCACGATTTGAATCTCGTGGCCAAATATGCGGACCGCGTGATACTGCTGAATCATGCAACCATCGAATGCTGTGGAACCGCTGCTGAAGTCTTCGATAACGAGAAAGTGATTGAAACATTTGGTATGGGGTGGGCGAAAGGAAACGCTGAATCTAAAAGAAAAGAGGAAGAACAAACCAATGATCGAACAATGGTATAG